The Luteibacter flocculans genomic interval CGGGTTGCCGTGCAGGAAGGCTTCGTCGAGCCCTTCCGCGACTTTCTTTCGCGCTATGGCCTTGGCCTTGCGCTGGGGCTGCTGCTGTTCGTGGCGCTGTTCCGTCTGCCCGACCAGATGCTTGGCGTGATGGCGTATCCGTTCTATCAGGATGCCGGGTTCAGCAAGACCCAGATCGCCGAGGTGTCGAAGGTCTATGGCGTCATCATCGGCATCGCTGGGGCGCTGCTCGGTGGCTGGGCCGTGACACGCTTCGAGATGCGCCGTTTGCTGGCGATCTCGGCGGTCGGCGTCGCGCTGTCGAACATGCTTTACCTGATCATGGCGAACCACCCCGGTCAGACCTGGGCATTCGTTGCCACGCTGTCCGGCGACAACTTCGCCCAGGGGTTCGCGGGTCCGGTTCTTGTCGCCTTCATGTCAGGTCTGGTCAACCGCAGCTTTACGGCCACGCAGTACGCCTTGCTGAGCGCGCTGGCAAACCTGCCCGGCAAGTTGCTCGGCGGGTTCTCCGGCTTTCTCGTCAAGAGCGACGGGTACCCCTCGCTGTTCGTTGTCAGCACGATATCCATCGTGCCGACGCTGATCGTGCTGGCAGTGCTGTGGCGACGGATGCCGGTGCCGGCACATAGCCGGACGGACTAATGACCTCGGCCGGACGGACGAGCTTCGTCGCTTGCCAAAACTGTGTAAGATCGCCGCCACAGGGGGCATGCGCGAGGAGGTTACGCACGTGCCGGATATAGTGGTGAGACATATCGACGAGCAGATGGCGGAGCGCATCAAGACGCTTGCGCGCGAACGCCGCTGGTCGATCAACGAGGTGATCCTGCACGCGTTGCGCTACGGGCTCGGCTTGAGCCCGGGTGACGTGTTCAACGAGCTTTTGCTCGAACCAGGCGATATCGCGCGCCTCACCGGCGCATGGGATGCGGAAGAGCAGGCCGCGTTTCAGGATGCGCTGTCCGCCCTGGCGCAGGCCTCGCCTTCTGCGCTGGCCGATGTCGTCCCGCGCCCTGCGAAGACTTCCGAGACTTTCTGATCGTTGTGGAAGCCGCGTTTGGTGACCTCCTGTGGGAGCCGCCTGTGGGAGCCGCTATAGCGGCGAGGGTAACCTCGCGGCTACACCGCTTCGCCAGGACTCGACCTTGCGGCTACACCGCTTCGTTGGCTTCTCGCCGCCATGGCGGCTCCCACAAGGATGGCGGTTCTACCGGCGCTCACGGCGCTGCGTAGAGGGCGCCAAGCAACCGCAGGCCACGGGCACCAGTCACCGCGGGTAGATTCCCAGGCTCACCGCGCAGGCGGCGGTACGCGAGCCACGCGAATGCCATGGCCTCCATGGCGTCGGGATCGATGCCGAAGGCCGAGCTGGTGTGCAGCGGCCGGCCTTCCAGTCGACTGGCGATCGCCTGCATCAATGCGGTGTTATGCACCCCGCCACCGCAGGCGACGACATCGATGGCGTCACCTGCATGAAGTGCAATGGCGTCGGCCACCGAGTGAGCGCTGACGGCCAGTAGCGTCGCCTGCACGTCTTCCGGCGAAAGCTCGGCCACGCGCGAATGCATGTCGAGCCATGCCAGGTGGAAATGCTCGCGCCCGGTGCTCTTCGGCGGCGGCAGTGCGAAATAGGCGTCGTCCAGGAGCTCGGCAAGCAACGCGTCGTCGATACGGCCGGATGCCGCGAAGTGGCCGTCGCGGTCGAAGGCTTCGCCGCGATGGCGCAGGCACCAGGCATCCATGAGGCCATTGGCCGGGCCTGTATCGAAGCCGGTGATCGCACCCGACGCGTCCAGACGCGTGACGTTGGCGATGCCACCCAGGTTCAAGACCACGCGGGCGCCATGCTCCGGGCGGAGCACGGTGGCGTGGAAGGCCGGTACGAGAGGAGCGCCTTGTCCGCCCGCCGCGACGTCGGCGCGACGGAAGTCGGCGACCGTGGCGATGCCCGTGCATTCCGCGATGACGGAGGGATCGCCCACTTGCAGGGTGAAAGGGTAGTCGCCGCTAGGGCGATGGCGGATCGTTTGTCCGTGCGAGCCGATGGCGATCACGTCGCGCGAAGACACGCCAGCTGACGCGAGCAGTGCGCTGGCCGCATTCGCAAAGGCGCGACCGATGGCGACGTCCAGTCGACCGTAGGCGTCGAGGTCGAGGCGGATCTCGTCCTGCGCCACGGCCAGGACCTGGCGACGGAGGTGATCGTCCCAAGGATGCGTCGCGGCCGCGCGCAGCGCGGGGCGGCCGTTGTCGAAGTGGACCAGCGCAGCGTCGATGCCGTCTGCGCTGGTGCCCGAAATAAGGCCGAGGTAGAGGCCGTCCATGCCCTGGGTCATGGGTCAGTCGTTGTCTTGCTTGCCGGTGTCCGTGCGGGCCAGCTTGACGTTGCTGTCGACTTGATTGAGTCGCGCCAGTTGTGGCCCAACCACTTCCTTCTTGAACTTCGCGAGCTGCGCCGCCGGCAACGGTTCGGGCTTGGGCAGGGTGACCGTCTGCGGATCGCGCTGCACGTTGTTGACGCGGAATTCGTAATGCAGGTGCGGGCCGGTGGCGAGGCCGGTCATGCCGACGTAGCCGATGGTGCTGCCCTGGCTCACGCGCTGGCCGACGCGCAAGTTCGCAAAGCGCGACATGTGCCCGTAGGCCGTGCTGATGGTGGCGTTGTGCTGGATGACCACGAAGTTGCCGTAGCCGTTCATCCAGCCGCGGAACTTGACCACACCGTCGCCCGCCGCGTGAATGGGCGTGCCGGTGGGCGCGGCATAATCGACGCCCTTGTGCGCGCGCATCTTGCCGAGGATGGGATGCATGCGACCGGCGCTGAACTGCGACGAGATGCGGGTGAAGTCGACGGGGATGCGCAGGAACGAGCCGGTAAGCGGACGACCTTCCTCGCTGAAGTAGCTGACCTTGCCGTCGCTGTTCTTGAAGCGGTACGCGGTATAGCGCTTGCCCTGGTTCACGAACTCGGCGGCAACGATGTCGCCTTCGCGCAGGAACGCGCCATCGCTGTACACGTCGTCATAGATGACGGTGAAGTTGTCGCCGACGCGCAGGTCCTGCACGAAGTCGATATCGAACTTGAACACTTCGGCGAGCTTCAACACCATCGCGTTGCTCATGCCGGCCTTGGATGCGGCACCGAACAACGAGCTGTCGATCTCGCCGTGGGCGATGTGCTCGCGACGCTGCACGTCGCGCTTCTGCGTGGTGAGCTGCGGCGATGCACCGTCGAGACGCAACGTGG includes:
- a CDS encoding anhydro-N-acetylmuramic acid kinase — its product is MTQGMDGLYLGLISGTSADGIDAALVHFDNGRPALRAAATHPWDDHLRRQVLAVAQDEIRLDLDAYGRLDVAIGRAFANAASALLASAGVSSRDVIAIGSHGQTIRHRPSGDYPFTLQVGDPSVIAECTGIATVADFRRADVAAGGQGAPLVPAFHATVLRPEHGARVVLNLGGIANVTRLDASGAITGFDTGPANGLMDAWCLRHRGEAFDRDGHFAASGRIDDALLAELLDDAYFALPPPKSTGREHFHLAWLDMHSRVAELSPEDVQATLLAVSAHSVADAIALHAGDAIDVVACGGGVHNTALMQAIASRLEGRPLHTSSAFGIDPDAMEAMAFAWLAYRRLRGEPGNLPAVTGARGLRLLGALYAAP
- a CDS encoding OapA family protein, whose protein sequence is MGDVNRGAHDARKQAIRRKAQRRHSHFYDSRAAHWSFSRNASAEPLSWTRERWILAGTAFLLVILSALVIPAWAGAMKKQTVTSATPPIHAVVPLAVPKIDPASIKPLAPVETWQTVQVQPGQTLADIFLAQGLSMTDLQHVIDGAGGSKAFHQIKPGQEFQFLIGGDHVLKGVRFDQDEASIATLRLDGASPQLTTQKRDVQRREHIAHGEIDSSLFGAASKAGMSNAMVLKLAEVFKFDIDFVQDLRVGDNFTVIYDDVYSDGAFLREGDIVAAEFVNQGKRYTAYRFKNSDGKVSYFSEEGRPLTGSFLRIPVDFTRISSQFSAGRMHPILGKMRAHKGVDYAAPTGTPIHAAGDGVVKFRGWMNGYGNFVVIQHNATISTAYGHMSRFANLRVGQRVSQGSTIGYVGMTGLATGPHLHYEFRVNNVQRDPQTVTLPKPEPLPAAQLAKFKKEVVGPQLARLNQVDSNVKLARTDTGKQDND